In one window of Hevea brasiliensis isolate MT/VB/25A 57/8 chromosome 10, ASM3005281v1, whole genome shotgun sequence DNA:
- the LOC110643580 gene encoding cellulose synthase-like protein H1, with product MANTISPPPYETISYNNHIYRALDIVVLLLLTSLLVYRLLTLNENGFAWLLALLCESWFTFIWFLTVNGKWNPVEHKTYPERLPQKTEEFLPPLDMFVTTADPVLEPPIITMNTVISLLAVDYPARKLACYVSDDGCSPLTFYSLVETSKFAKLWVPFCKKHNIKLRAPFMYFSSDKSIMSSDKSLEFQQEWKDMKNKYERLSRKIQDAVKKGIPPYNLTGDLAVFSNIERRNHPSIIKIIWENKEGLSDGLPRLIYVSREKRLKHPHHYKAGAMNVLTRVSGLMTNAPFMLNVDCDMFANNPQIVRHAMCLLLGSKNEREAGFVQSPQIFYDGIKDDPFGNQLVVLIKYFGRGMNGIQGPCYGGTGCFHRRKVIYGLCPDEVESKASNLTSVTGNLAYEELQKIFGNSTEFIKSAAQALQGKTNIPNTPSNLVEAAAYQVAGFGYEYGTGWGTEVGWQYGSNTEDVLTGMKIHSRGWKSKYCNPDPPAFLGCAPSGGPSTLTQQKRWAIGLLEVLICENNPIFHTITAKLQLGQCLAYMWILVWALRSIPELCYVMLPAYCLITNSNFLPKVHEPAFYGYVALFLIYILYTISEYLETGLSIRAWWNRQRMTIITSTSAWLFAILSVILKILGISETVFEITRKEESTFTDDGDAGRFTFDGSPIFLPGTTILMVQFLALVMGLLSARDGHYGSRFGEVFCSFLVMICFLPFLKGLFGKGKYGIPLSTICKSVVLALSFVQLCKRAH from the exons ATGGCCAATACAATTTCTCCTCCTCCATATGAAACAATTTCTTATAACAACCACATATATAGAGCTTTGGATATTGTTGTCCTCTTACTTCTAACTTCTCTTCTTGTTTATCGTCTTCTCACTCTCAATGAAAATGGCTTTGCTTGGCTTCTTGCTCTCCTATGCGAGTCATGGTTTACCTTCATTTGGTTTCTTACTGTTAATGGAAAATGGAATCCAGTGGAACACAAAACATACCCAGAACGCCTTCCTCAAAA GACAGAAGAGTTTCTTCCACCTTTGGATATGTTTGTTACTACTGCAGACCCTGTGCTAGAACCGCCTATAATCACCATGAACACAGTGATATCTTTATTGGCAGTTGATTATCCAGCACGTAAGCTAGCTTGCTATGTATCAGACGATGGCTGTTCTCCTCTCACCTTTTATTCTCTCGTTGAAACCTCCAAGTTTGCAAAGCTTTGGGTTCCATTTTGCAAAAAGCATAATATTAAATTGAGAGCTCCCTTTATGTACTTTTCAAGTGATAAGTCAATAATGTCTAGTGATAAATCACTAGAATTCCAGCAAGAATGGAAGGATATGAAG AATAAGTATGAGAGGCTTAGCCGCAAAATCCAAGATGCAGTCAAAAAGGGCATTCCACCATATAATCTGACAGGTGATTTAGCTGTCTTCTCCAATATTGAACGCAGAAACCATCCAAGCATAATTAAG ATTATATGGGAAAATAAGGAAGGTCTATCAGATGGGTTGCCTCGTTTGATTTATGTATCGAGAGAGAAGCGTTTAAAGCATCCACATCACTATAAAGCAGGTGCTATGAATGTGCTA ACAAGAGTCTCTGGATTGATGACGAATGCTCCCTTCATGTTAAACGTAGACTGCGACATGTTTGCCAATAATCCACAGATAGTTCGTCATGCAATGTGTTTGTTGTTAGGTTCCAAGAACGAAAGGGAAGCAGGATTTGTCCAGAGCCCACAGATTTTTTACGACGGAATAAAAGATGATCCATTCGGAAACCAATTAGTGGTTTTGATAAAA TATTTTGGACGTGGAATGAATGGAATTCAAGGACCATGCTATGGTGGAACAGGTTGTTTTCACAGGAGAAAAGTAATTTATGGTTTATGTCCTGATGAGGTAGAAAGTAAAGCAAGCAATCTCACTTCAGTTACTG GCAATTTAGCTTATGAAGAACtgcaaaaaatatttggcaactcAACAGAATTTATCAAATCAGCTGCTCAAGCATTGCAAGGGAAGACCAATATTCCAAATACCCCTTCTAATTTGGTTGAGGCAGCAGCATACCAGGTTGCTGGTTTTGGTTATGAGTATGGCACTGGCTGGGGTACAGAG GTTGGATGGCAATATGGATCCAACACAGAAGATGTACTAACTGGTATGAAAATTCATTCAAGAGGTTGGAAATCTAAATATTGCAACCCAGACCCTCCAGCCTTTCTTGGGTGTGCACCATCAGGTGGGCCAAGCACATTGACCCAACAAAAGAGGTGGGCCATAGGTTTGCTTGAAGTATTGATATGCGAAAACAACCCCATATTTCACACCATTACGGCTAAGCTCCAATTGGGGCAGTGTTTGGCTTATATGTGGATTCTTGTTTGGGCATTACGCTCTATTCCAGAGCTCTGCTATGTGATGTTGCCAGCCTACTGTCTCATCACCAATTCTAATTTTCTACCCAAG GTCCATGAACCAGCCTTTTACGGCTATGTTGCTCTTTTCTTGATTTACATCCTATATACCATATCAGAATATCTTGAAACTGGATTATCCATTCGTGCATGGTGGAATAGACAGAGAATGACAATAATAACCTCAACAAGTGCATGGTTATTTGCAATTTTAAGTGTAATATTGAAGATCCTAGGCATTTCAGAGACAGTATTTGAAATTACTCGAAAAGAAGAATCCACTTTCActgatgatggtgatgctggtaGGTTCACCTTTGACGGGTCACCCATTTTTTTGCCTGGAACAACTATTTTGATGGTACAATTTCTTGCACTGGTTATGGGTTTATTGTCGGCGCGTGATGGGCATTATGGATCAAGATTTGGCGAGGTCTTTTGCAGCTTCTTAGTGATGATATGCTTCTTGCCATTTCTTAAGGGCTTGTTTGGGAAAGGAAAATATGGAATTCCTTTGTCAACTATATGCAAGTCGGTTGTTTTGGCTTTGTCTTTTGTGCAATTGTGCAAACGAGCCCATTAA